A genomic window from Aestuariirhabdus litorea includes:
- a CDS encoding NAD(P)H-dependent flavin oxidoreductase translates to MAIPSSLAPHLSLPLVCAPMFLVSGSELVKASCLQGVVGTFPALNLRTSEAFEQQLIEISETLEAAQSADPQRSIAPYGVNLIVHGTNPRLQEDLGLCIKHRVPLVITSLGAAAEVVNAVHGYGGLVFHDVTNLRHAQKAAAAGVDGIIAVAGGAGGHAGTQNPFSLIAEIRRFFSGTLLLAGALSRGEDLLAAQAMGADMAYMGTRFINTRESLASSDYKAMVIEAGAADIIHTPAVSGVPASFMRQSLERAGYDLARLSKPGDINYGEKLKPADDEAKAWKTVWSAGHGVAVIDDLPSVEALCHRLKQEYHDAHQRLLADSAPFIL, encoded by the coding sequence ATGGCGATTCCCTCCTCCCTGGCCCCCCATCTCAGCCTGCCGCTGGTGTGCGCCCCTATGTTCCTTGTCTCGGGCAGCGAGCTGGTGAAAGCCAGCTGCCTGCAGGGGGTGGTCGGCACCTTTCCAGCGCTCAACCTGCGCACCAGCGAGGCCTTCGAGCAGCAATTGATCGAGATCAGCGAGACCCTTGAGGCCGCACAGAGCGCCGACCCGCAACGCTCCATCGCCCCCTATGGGGTCAACCTGATCGTCCACGGCACCAATCCGCGCCTGCAGGAAGACCTTGGCCTCTGCATCAAACACCGGGTCCCGCTGGTGATCACCTCCCTGGGCGCTGCCGCCGAGGTGGTCAACGCGGTTCACGGCTACGGCGGACTGGTGTTCCATGATGTCACCAACCTGCGCCATGCCCAGAAAGCGGCTGCGGCCGGAGTCGACGGCATCATCGCCGTGGCCGGCGGCGCCGGTGGCCATGCCGGCACCCAAAATCCCTTCTCACTGATCGCCGAGATCCGCCGCTTTTTCAGCGGCACCCTGCTGCTGGCCGGCGCCCTCTCCCGCGGTGAAGACCTGCTCGCGGCCCAGGCGATGGGAGCCGATATGGCCTACATGGGAACCCGCTTTATCAACACCCGGGAGTCCCTCGCCAGCAGTGACTACAAGGCGATGGTCATCGAGGCGGGGGCCGCTGACATCATCCATACTCCGGCGGTGTCCGGGGTACCGGCGAGCTTTATGCGCCAAAGCCTGGAACGGGCGGGATACGACCTCGCCCGACTCAGTAAGCCCGGTGACATCAACTACGGCGAAAAGCTGAAACCCGCTGATGATGAGGCCAAGGCGTGGAAAACCGTCTGGTCCGCCGGTCACGGGGTGGCGGTGATCGACGATCTCCCCAGCGTCGAAGCACTCTGCCATCGGCTCAAGCAGGAGTACCACGACGCCCACCAGCGCCTGCTGGCCGACAGCGCCCCCTTTATCCTATAG
- a CDS encoding ABC transporter permease codes for MQDFSAAFQLAFQLALSADPDLLEIIGLSLRVSVSAVLLSCLLGLPLGALLAISRFPGRSAALILVNALMGLPPVVVGLLVYLMLSNAGPMGGFQLLYTPTAMVIAQTLLITPIVVALSREVIEQLHHDYAEQFRSLGISRRVEVQALLWDARYSLLTVALAGFGRAIAEVGAVIMVGGNINHLTRVMTTAIALETSKGDLALALALGMVLILIALSVNALVMALKLSAARQAYA; via the coding sequence ATGCAGGATTTCAGTGCCGCCTTTCAACTGGCTTTCCAACTCGCCCTCTCGGCCGACCCGGACCTGTTGGAGATCATCGGGTTATCCCTGCGGGTCAGCGTCAGCGCTGTGCTCCTCTCCTGCCTGCTCGGCTTGCCCCTGGGGGCCCTGCTGGCGATCAGCCGTTTTCCCGGCCGCAGCGCCGCCCTCATCCTGGTTAACGCCCTGATGGGCTTGCCCCCGGTGGTGGTGGGGTTGCTGGTTTACCTGATGCTCTCCAACGCAGGCCCCATGGGAGGCTTCCAGCTGCTCTATACCCCGACCGCAATGGTGATCGCCCAGACCCTGCTGATCACCCCCATCGTCGTGGCCCTCTCCCGCGAGGTGATCGAGCAGCTGCACCACGACTACGCCGAGCAGTTCCGCTCTCTGGGGATCTCCCGTCGCGTCGAGGTGCAGGCGCTGCTGTGGGATGCCCGCTACAGCCTGTTGACGGTGGCGCTGGCCGGCTTTGGCCGGGCGATCGCCGAGGTGGGGGCGGTGATCATGGTCGGTGGCAACATCAACCACCTGACCCGGGTGATGACCACCGCCATCGCCCTGGAGACCTCCAAGGGCGACCTGGCCCTGGCCCTGGCCCTGGGAATGGTACTGATTCTGATCGCCCTCAGCGTCAACGCGCTGGTAATGGCCCTCAAGTTGAGCGCGGCGAGGCAAGCCTATGCTTGA
- a CDS encoding ATP-binding cassette domain-containing protein, translating into MLEIAEPLVDSRRPEHCLLPGEAIGLGYRVRGKSLLEQIDLRIEGRGTSVILGPNGAGKSLLLRLLHGLLEPTQGEVRWGGKPLDPSLQRSQAMVFQKPVLLRRSVAANLRFVLTLEGRPPRRVLDSRINQLLEGVGLREQAEQPARLLSGGEQQRLAMARALALNPQVLLLDEPTASLDPASTAAIEGIVERCVQAGMRVLFVTHDLGQARRLADEIIFIDQGRVTERTPAASFFEQPQSQAARDYLAGRLRF; encoded by the coding sequence ATGCTTGAGATCGCCGAACCTTTGGTTGATAGCCGCCGCCCCGAGCATTGCCTGCTGCCCGGTGAGGCGATCGGGCTCGGTTACCGGGTGCGGGGGAAATCCCTGCTGGAGCAGATCGACCTGCGCATCGAAGGCCGTGGCACCAGCGTTATCCTCGGCCCCAACGGCGCCGGCAAGAGCCTGCTGCTGCGGCTGCTCCACGGCCTGCTGGAGCCCACCCAGGGTGAGGTGCGCTGGGGAGGCAAACCCCTGGACCCGTCCCTACAACGCAGCCAGGCGATGGTGTTCCAGAAACCCGTTCTGCTGCGCCGTTCGGTGGCAGCCAACCTCCGCTTCGTCCTCACCCTCGAGGGGCGCCCGCCACGCCGCGTGTTGGATAGCCGCATTAATCAGCTGCTTGAGGGGGTGGGCTTGCGGGAACAGGCCGAGCAACCGGCCCGCCTGCTGTCGGGAGGTGAGCAACAGCGGCTGGCGATGGCACGGGCGCTGGCCCTCAATCCCCAGGTGCTTCTGCTGGATGAGCCGACCGCCAGCCTCGACCCCGCCTCCACCGCCGCCATCGAGGGGATCGTGGAGCGCTGTGTCCAGGCGGGTATGCGCGTCCTGTTCGTGACCCACGATCTCGGCCAGGCCCGCCGCCTGGCCGACGAGATCATCTTTATCGACCAGGGCCGGGTGACCGAACGGACCCCGGCCGCCTCTTTCTTCGAGCAACCCCAGTCCCAGGCCGCCCGCGACTACCTCGCCGGGCGCCTGCGATTCTAG
- a CDS encoding extracellular solute-binding protein: MRRFIRINLMMMAALLCLGVGADTSILVQSTTSTANSGLYDLLLPQFKARTGITVNVVAVGTGQAIKNAMNGDADVLLVHAKSAEEKFVAEGYGVERFDLMYNDFIVVGPANDPAGIAGGRDAVVAFEKIAESKALFVSRSDNSGTHKKEQALWRDANINTEEASGGWYRETGSGMGATLNAAAGMGAYSLTDRGTWISFKNRGSLAILVEGDRGLFNQYGVIMVNPAKHPKVKAEAAQQFIDWLTGPEGQQAINDYQLNGQQLFFANARR, encoded by the coding sequence ATGCGCCGATTTATCCGCATCAACCTGATGATGATGGCCGCACTGCTGTGCCTTGGCGTTGGCGCTGACACTTCGATCCTGGTGCAATCGACCACCTCCACCGCCAACTCCGGCCTCTACGATCTGCTGCTGCCCCAGTTCAAAGCCCGCACCGGCATTACCGTCAATGTGGTCGCGGTCGGCACCGGACAGGCAATCAAAAATGCCATGAATGGCGATGCCGATGTGCTACTGGTGCACGCCAAATCCGCCGAGGAGAAATTCGTGGCCGAAGGGTACGGGGTCGAGCGTTTCGACCTGATGTACAACGACTTCATCGTGGTGGGACCGGCCAATGACCCGGCAGGCATCGCCGGTGGACGCGATGCGGTAGTCGCCTTCGAGAAGATCGCCGAGAGCAAGGCGCTCTTCGTCTCCCGCAGCGACAACTCCGGCACCCACAAAAAGGAGCAAGCGCTGTGGCGGGACGCCAATATCAACACCGAGGAGGCCAGTGGCGGCTGGTACCGCGAAACCGGCTCGGGTATGGGGGCCACCCTCAACGCCGCCGCTGGCATGGGGGCTTACAGCCTCACCGACCGGGGCACCTGGATCAGCTTCAAAAACCGGGGGTCGCTGGCAATCCTGGTCGAGGGGGACCGGGGCCTTTTCAACCAGTATGGAGTGATTATGGTCAACCCCGCCAAGCACCCGAAGGTGAAGGCAGAGGCCGCCCAGCAGTTTATCGACTGGCTCACCGGCCCTGAAGGACAGCAGGCGATCAACGACTACCAGCTCAACGGCCAGCAGCTGTTCTTCGCTAACGCTCGCCGCTAA
- a CDS encoding DUF2339 domain-containing protein, whose amino-acid sequence MPLLLTAVVMLAAYLLGGSLPALALGLIVGLGGLYWHFSRQMQNLRAEMARLREALAERSPAAPLAVREKADKVGPEEEIELDIELDDAPLAPSPQPAQALSSEQPQSTPAPVAVTPPRIDPWTGKRIPEGGASPAGRSTVAQSTATPSATSPSANPPTLFETLLNRVRGYLGEANLFVQLGLLVLFFGVAFLLKYAAEHSNLPLEARFLGTALAGLALMGGGWHLRLRKPVYALLLQGGGIGITYITVFAAYQLQGLIPATPAFALLAALSVGTALLAVVQDSRHLALFGTLGGFLAPLLASTGSGNYVGLFSYYLVLDLAVLAIAWHKAWRPLNLVGFGFTFGLFALWVLNGYEPPMIWSATAFLLLFFLVYSLIGVLYALRQPLALKGVVDGSLVFGTPLIAFGLLALLVHSRDYGIALGATGFGLYYLALAGLLWARAGDGLRLLAESMLAIGVVFLTLAIPYALDGHWTTATWALEASAILWVAIKQGRLYSQYFALALQLAAGVLFLARNADDLGTQAWLNPAFMGGLFVALGGMISAWQLYRLQRKCPQAPAGRGQLPFFIWGMLWWIGSSLLQIDRYFEEEVIALLLLFTLTAAPLVYLSRVRGWCWRPAEGCASLLAPLLALVGGYALLSNGHALLMPDALFWGAAMAVAYAILARLEGGLLPPSLLPWLYLTWLLTVTGLLSVELYWRLDHWGQALVLPLGTGWSQAIILVLPWLVMVAVHRYKWGALARLGSALRDKILASLGLVAALWSLVVNLGSAADASPLAFMPVANPVELLQLLYLLLGVRLVADYEGSTELRRGLVSALAGLAFVWINAVMLRALHQWLAIPYHLEEMAHDIRVQIGLSILWTLLGCLAMLVASRRQWRSAWVAGGALVAVVLVKMLVIDLGASGTLERIVSFLVVGAVLVGMGYFSPIPERAGEGGGARRAQASEPGTGG is encoded by the coding sequence ATGCCACTGCTGTTGACGGCGGTTGTGATGCTGGCGGCCTATCTGCTGGGCGGAAGCCTGCCCGCCCTGGCGCTGGGGCTGATCGTTGGTCTGGGGGGGCTCTACTGGCACTTCTCGCGCCAAATGCAGAACCTGCGCGCAGAGATGGCACGCCTGCGTGAGGCGCTGGCCGAGCGGTCGCCGGCGGCGCCTCTTGCGGTGCGGGAAAAGGCGGATAAAGTGGGGCCGGAGGAGGAGATCGAGCTGGATATTGAACTCGACGACGCACCCCTTGCCCCGTCCCCCCAACCCGCGCAAGCCCTGTCGTCCGAACAACCCCAGTCCACACCAGCCCCTGTGGCCGTAACGCCCCCTCGGATCGACCCCTGGACCGGCAAGCGCATCCCCGAAGGCGGGGCTTCACCCGCCGGTCGGTCGACAGTCGCGCAATCAACAGCCACCCCTTCGGCCACTTCACCATCGGCCAACCCCCCAACCCTGTTCGAGACGCTGCTGAACCGGGTTCGTGGGTATCTCGGTGAGGCGAACCTCTTTGTGCAGCTGGGCCTTCTGGTGCTCTTTTTCGGTGTGGCTTTCCTACTCAAATACGCGGCCGAGCACTCCAACCTGCCCCTGGAAGCGCGTTTTCTGGGGACCGCGCTGGCGGGCCTGGCGCTGATGGGGGGCGGCTGGCACCTGCGCTTGCGCAAACCCGTTTATGCGCTGTTGCTACAGGGTGGCGGGATCGGCATCACCTACATCACCGTTTTCGCCGCCTACCAGCTGCAGGGGCTTATCCCTGCCACCCCCGCCTTCGCCCTGCTGGCGGCCCTGTCGGTGGGGACTGCCCTGCTGGCGGTGGTCCAGGATTCCCGTCACCTCGCACTCTTCGGTACGCTGGGAGGATTTCTGGCACCGTTGTTGGCTTCCACCGGTAGCGGAAACTATGTGGGGCTGTTCAGCTACTACCTGGTGCTGGATCTGGCGGTATTGGCCATCGCTTGGCACAAAGCCTGGCGTCCCCTCAACCTGGTTGGGTTTGGCTTCACATTTGGTCTCTTTGCTCTCTGGGTGCTCAACGGCTACGAGCCCCCGATGATCTGGAGCGCGACCGCGTTTCTGCTGCTCTTTTTCCTGGTCTACAGCCTGATCGGTGTGCTCTACGCCCTGCGCCAGCCGCTGGCGTTGAAGGGGGTTGTGGATGGCAGCCTGGTGTTCGGCACCCCCCTGATCGCCTTTGGCCTGCTGGCGCTATTGGTGCATTCGCGGGACTACGGCATCGCCTTGGGTGCGACCGGCTTTGGCCTCTACTACCTGGCCCTGGCCGGACTGCTCTGGGCGCGCGCGGGGGACGGGCTGCGATTGCTGGCGGAGTCGATGTTGGCCATCGGAGTAGTGTTCCTGACCCTCGCCATCCCTTACGCCCTGGACGGTCACTGGACCACCGCTACCTGGGCGCTGGAGGCGTCCGCCATCCTCTGGGTCGCTATCAAACAGGGACGGCTCTATAGCCAGTACTTCGCCCTCGCCCTGCAGCTGGCGGCCGGGGTGCTGTTCCTGGCGCGCAATGCCGATGATCTGGGTACTCAGGCCTGGCTCAACCCCGCTTTTATGGGGGGGCTGTTTGTGGCGTTGGGTGGGATGATCAGCGCCTGGCAACTCTACCGCCTGCAGCGGAAGTGCCCCCAAGCCCCCGCCGGCCGGGGGCAGCTGCCGTTTTTTATCTGGGGGATGTTGTGGTGGATCGGTTCCTCCCTCTTGCAAATCGACCGCTATTTCGAGGAGGAGGTGATCGCCCTGTTGCTGCTCTTTACCCTGACTGCTGCACCGCTGGTTTACCTGAGTCGGGTGCGCGGCTGGTGCTGGCGGCCCGCCGAGGGCTGTGCCTCGCTGCTGGCTCCGCTGTTGGCGCTGGTGGGGGGATACGCCTTGCTGAGCAACGGCCATGCCCTGCTCATGCCTGACGCCCTCTTCTGGGGGGCGGCGATGGCGGTGGCCTACGCGATCCTGGCACGCCTGGAGGGTGGGTTGCTGCCCCCAAGCCTGCTTCCCTGGCTCTACCTGACCTGGCTGCTTACGGTGACGGGCCTATTGTCGGTGGAGCTCTACTGGCGCCTCGATCATTGGGGGCAGGCGCTGGTGCTGCCGCTGGGGACCGGCTGGTCGCAGGCCATTATCCTAGTGCTGCCCTGGCTGGTGATGGTGGCGGTCCACCGCTATAAGTGGGGCGCACTGGCGCGCCTGGGGAGCGCCCTGCGCGACAAGATCCTCGCGTCCCTGGGGCTGGTGGCGGCGCTTTGGTCACTGGTCGTCAACCTAGGCAGCGCCGCCGATGCGAGCCCGCTTGCCTTCATGCCGGTGGCCAACCCGGTGGAGCTGCTGCAGCTGCTCTACCTGCTGTTGGGGGTTCGCCTGGTCGCGGACTATGAGGGTTCGACTGAGCTCAGGCGCGGTCTGGTGTCAGCATTGGCGGGGCTGGCCTTCGTGTGGATTAACGCGGTGATGCTGCGTGCCCTGCACCAGTGGCTGGCGATCCCCTATCACCTGGAGGAGATGGCTCACGACATCCGTGTACAGATCGGGTTATCGATCCTCTGGACCCTGCTGGGCTGTTTGGCCATGCTGGTGGCCTCGCGCCGCCAGTGGCGCAGTGCCTGGGTCGCCGGTGGCGCGCTGGTGGCGGTGGTACTGGTGAAAATGCTGGTGATCGATCTCGGTGCCAGCGGTACCCTGGAGCGCATCGTCTCCTTCCTGGTGGTGGGGGCTGTGTTGGTGGGGATGGGCTACTTCTCGCCGATCCCCGAGCGAGCAGGGGAGGGCGGTGGGGCAAGGCGGGCGCAAGCGTCCGAGCCTGGGACAGGCGGTTAG
- a CDS encoding DUF5062 family protein, whose protein sequence is MKKLKNEAELVKQAIAVGVRYAEARGAARFEATDSSNEKVEYLYRLLVHDKLIQPLPEDQVSQPSMRHKLAIWISRQQVP, encoded by the coding sequence ATGAAAAAGCTGAAAAACGAGGCCGAGCTGGTCAAGCAGGCGATCGCCGTGGGGGTGCGCTATGCCGAGGCCCGAGGCGCCGCCCGTTTCGAGGCCACCGATTCCTCCAATGAAAAGGTAGAGTACCTCTACCGCCTGCTGGTCCACGATAAGCTCATCCAGCCGCTACCCGAAGACCAGGTCTCCCAACCCAGCATGCGCCACAAGCTGGCGATCTGGATCTCCCGACAGCAAGTACCCTGA
- a CDS encoding 50S ribosome-binding protein YggL produces the protein MQDDKKRSRRLRKKLYLGEFAVLGFEFTCRINLKDEAEFDTLFDALADLMGERNLLVIGGGSEESFEGYVVSSERYQSATDEDRKAVEQWLAQQPCISDAVVSELSDAHYGV, from the coding sequence ATGCAAGACGACAAAAAACGAAGCCGCCGCCTGCGCAAGAAACTGTACCTGGGCGAGTTCGCAGTGCTGGGATTCGAATTTACCTGCCGTATCAACCTGAAAGATGAGGCAGAGTTCGACACCCTGTTCGACGCACTGGCCGACCTGATGGGCGAGCGCAACCTGTTGGTGATTGGTGGCGGCAGCGAGGAGAGCTTCGAAGGCTATGTGGTCTCCAGTGAGCGTTACCAGTCCGCCACCGACGAAGACCGCAAAGCGGTGGAACAGTGGCTCGCCCAGCAGCCCTGCATCTCCGACGCGGTGGTCAGCGAGCTGTCCGACGCCCACTACGGCGTTTAA
- a CDS encoding DEAD/DEAH box helicase — translation MNAFTSLGLSGPLVEALNDQGYQTPTPVQRKAIPPILRGRDLLAAAQTGTGKTAGFALPILQRLAETTPARAGVRALVLAPTRELAAQVAERVAAYGNHLSLRSTVVYGGVDMAPQVAQLQQGVDILVATPGRLLDLLHKGALTLESVETLVLDEADRMLDLGFIDAVQRIIAQLPARRQNLLFSATFAPAVMELANGLLVDPVRVEVSPANSAAELVQQSVYEVDWEDKPDTVRYLIEEGRWSRALVFIRTKKSADDLVDYLRQEGIAAAAIHSNKSQILRTRTLDAFKRGEVQVLVATDIAARGLDIAELPLVINYDLPRVAQDYVHRIGRSGRAGAEGRAMTLFSRSERKWLEGIEQLLKRPLSPEPLPFYEDGVEQPLDLSTASHLGMADSGAIKTVVKKSFKQKRNAPRKPGAATARVATRKPRTASGAGRKAAAKASPGGAAKPARGSGGKAASGAKAEPKGGSRAKKLRPSPWGHS, via the coding sequence ATGAATGCCTTCACCTCACTGGGTCTGTCCGGCCCGCTCGTTGAGGCCCTCAACGATCAGGGATACCAGACCCCCACCCCGGTCCAGCGCAAAGCGATTCCGCCGATTCTGCGGGGTCGGGATCTGCTGGCGGCGGCCCAGACCGGCACCGGGAAAACCGCCGGTTTTGCGCTGCCGATTCTGCAACGCCTGGCGGAGACCACCCCCGCCAGGGCAGGGGTGCGGGCACTGGTGCTGGCCCCGACCCGCGAGCTGGCTGCCCAGGTGGCCGAACGGGTGGCGGCCTACGGTAATCACCTGAGCCTGCGCTCCACGGTGGTCTATGGCGGGGTGGATATGGCCCCACAGGTGGCCCAGCTCCAACAGGGGGTGGACATTCTGGTGGCCACACCCGGCCGCCTGCTGGACCTGCTGCACAAGGGCGCTTTGACCCTGGAGTCGGTGGAAACCCTGGTGCTGGATGAGGCCGACCGGATGCTGGATCTGGGCTTTATCGATGCGGTCCAGCGGATCATCGCCCAGCTCCCCGCCCGCCGCCAGAACCTGCTGTTCTCGGCCACCTTCGCCCCCGCCGTGATGGAGCTGGCGAACGGGTTGCTGGTGGACCCTGTGCGGGTGGAGGTGAGTCCGGCCAACAGCGCCGCCGAGCTGGTCCAGCAATCGGTCTATGAGGTCGACTGGGAGGACAAGCCGGACACCGTGCGTTACCTGATTGAGGAGGGGCGTTGGTCCCGTGCACTGGTGTTTATTCGTACCAAGAAAAGCGCCGACGACCTGGTGGATTACCTGCGCCAGGAGGGGATCGCCGCCGCCGCCATCCACAGTAACAAGAGCCAGATCCTGCGTACCCGTACCCTGGACGCCTTCAAACGAGGCGAGGTGCAGGTGCTGGTGGCGACCGACATTGCTGCGCGGGGACTGGATATCGCGGAGCTGCCGCTGGTGATCAACTACGACCTGCCGCGGGTGGCCCAGGATTACGTACACCGTATCGGCCGCAGTGGCCGGGCCGGTGCCGAGGGGCGGGCCATGACATTGTTCAGCCGCTCCGAGCGCAAGTGGCTGGAGGGGATCGAGCAGCTGTTGAAACGCCCCCTCAGCCCCGAGCCCTTGCCCTTTTACGAGGATGGGGTGGAGCAGCCGCTGGATCTCTCCACCGCCAGCCACCTGGGGATGGCCGACTCGGGGGCGATCAAAACAGTGGTGAAAAAGAGCTTCAAGCAGAAGCGCAACGCCCCCCGCAAACCGGGAGCCGCCACCGCCCGGGTGGCTACCCGCAAGCCTCGCACCGCAAGCGGAGCAGGCCGCAAAGCCGCCGCCAAAGCCAGCCCGGGAGGTGCGGCCAAGCCCGCTCGGGGCAGCGGTGGCAAGGCCGCCAGTGGGGCCAAGGCCGAACCCAAAGGGGGGAGCCGCGCCAAAAAACTGCGTCCCTCGCCCTGGGGGCACTCCTGA
- a CDS encoding helix-turn-helix transcriptional regulator — protein MAQEFLTTRELAELLRIRERKVYDLVATGEVPCTRATGKLLFPRAGVMQWIASKGEGGQASVSTTQSSPRPGVVLGSHDPLLEWALRESGAGLAMLFDSSEDGLERFAGREGIATGLHLFESARQQWNRPRVAARFANEAVVLVEFARRQRGLIVAAGTAGSIKGLADLRQQTLVSRQPGAGSQALLEQLIAEAGLSADDFGPGELARSEADAALLVSQGKAAATLGLQSLAQAYRLDFVPLLEERYDLLVDRKAWFDEPWQRFVHFCQGEAFRQKAGEYRGYDVSGFGRVWYNAGA, from the coding sequence ATGGCGCAGGAATTTCTTACTACCCGGGAGCTGGCGGAGCTGCTTCGCATCCGCGAGCGCAAGGTCTACGACCTGGTGGCCACCGGTGAGGTGCCCTGCACCCGTGCCACCGGCAAGCTGCTTTTTCCCCGCGCCGGGGTGATGCAGTGGATCGCCAGTAAGGGCGAGGGTGGTCAGGCTTCAGTATCGACCACCCAGTCCTCGCCCCGGCCCGGCGTGGTTCTGGGCAGCCATGATCCGTTGCTGGAGTGGGCGCTGCGTGAGTCGGGGGCGGGGTTGGCGATGTTGTTCGACTCCAGCGAGGATGGCCTGGAGCGCTTTGCCGGGCGCGAAGGGATCGCCACCGGCCTGCACCTGTTCGAGTCGGCCAGACAGCAGTGGAACCGGCCCCGGGTGGCCGCCCGCTTTGCCAATGAAGCCGTGGTGCTGGTGGAGTTTGCCCGCCGCCAGCGGGGACTGATCGTGGCCGCAGGGACCGCCGGTTCCATTAAGGGGTTGGCCGACCTGCGCCAGCAGACACTGGTCAGTCGCCAGCCTGGCGCCGGCAGCCAGGCGTTGCTGGAGCAGTTGATTGCGGAGGCGGGTCTGTCGGCCGATGATTTTGGGCCGGGCGAGCTGGCCCGTAGTGAGGCGGACGCGGCCCTGCTGGTGAGCCAGGGCAAGGCGGCAGCGACCCTGGGTTTACAGAGCTTGGCCCAGGCCTATCGACTCGATTTTGTACCCCTGCTGGAGGAGCGCTACGACCTGCTGGTGGATCGCAAGGCCTGGTTCGACGAGCCCTGGCAGCGATTCGTCCACTTCTGCCAGGGTGAAGCCTTTCGACAAAAAGCGGGTGAGTACCGGGGCTACGATGTGAGCGGCTTTGGGCGGGTCTGGTACAACGCCGGCGCCTAG
- a CDS encoding methyl-accepting chemotaxis protein encodes MYKVLGNLKVSTRLFALVAAVMLGMISLQLLSLNEMWADINEEKKVELQALTDTAYSLIERQEKLVAAGEKSREAGEQEALDDLRALRYAGEEYFFVLDTEYRMLMHPIKPALNGKDVTGITDSDGRPFLKVMVDNAVRDGDSVTAYNWPRPGQEGLFPKLSYARFHSDWGWVLGTGVYMDDLYATFWHEAMIAGGYLLLCLLLSLGACVLISRSIAAPIAKLSAVMRAVAEGSDLTLRTRIDTRDELGNMSRAFDGMMERFNGMVLETTAAIRQVSAAATELSATTEQTSTGMSLQQQETTQVATAMSQMNATVHEVARNINEAARASRDGAEASAEGHALVQHNAEAVQQLAARLDEATGLTQSLRNDSESIGGILEVITGIAEQTNLLALNAAIEAARAGEQGRGFAVVADEVRTLSQRTSQSTNEIYELIKRLQEGAQNAATVMLQSRDEAATASQDAARAGEALQTITRETGQVNAMTVQIASASEEQSSVAEEINRNLENISHITEESAQGNLQIARASEELAVLAEHLQEISGRFRVQQ; translated from the coding sequence ATGTACAAGGTACTGGGAAACTTGAAGGTAAGCACACGCTTGTTTGCGCTGGTGGCGGCGGTAATGCTGGGAATGATCTCCCTGCAGTTGCTGAGCCTGAATGAGATGTGGGCGGATATCAACGAAGAAAAAAAGGTGGAGCTGCAGGCGCTGACCGATACCGCCTATTCGCTGATCGAGCGTCAGGAGAAGCTGGTTGCTGCCGGTGAAAAGAGCCGGGAAGCGGGAGAGCAGGAGGCGCTTGACGACCTGCGTGCGCTGCGTTACGCCGGAGAAGAGTACTTTTTCGTGCTGGATACAGAGTATCGGATGCTGATGCACCCGATCAAACCCGCGCTCAATGGCAAGGATGTCACAGGCATTACCGACAGCGACGGGCGCCCCTTCTTGAAAGTAATGGTCGATAACGCGGTTCGCGACGGCGATAGTGTGACCGCCTACAACTGGCCGCGGCCGGGACAGGAGGGGCTTTTCCCCAAACTCTCCTACGCACGATTCCACAGTGACTGGGGCTGGGTCCTGGGAACCGGGGTCTATATGGATGACCTGTACGCCACCTTCTGGCACGAAGCGATGATTGCCGGCGGCTATCTGCTGCTGTGTCTGTTGTTGTCGCTGGGGGCCTGCGTGTTGATCAGCCGCAGCATCGCCGCGCCCATTGCCAAATTAAGCGCGGTCATGCGGGCCGTTGCCGAAGGCAGCGATCTGACGTTGCGCACCCGCATCGACACCCGCGACGAGCTGGGCAACATGTCCCGTGCGTTCGACGGCATGATGGAACGTTTCAATGGGATGGTCCTGGAAACCACCGCCGCCATCCGACAGGTCTCCGCTGCGGCAACCGAGTTGTCGGCGACCACCGAGCAGACCAGCACGGGGATGTCACTGCAGCAGCAGGAAACGACCCAGGTGGCCACGGCCATGAGCCAGATGAACGCCACCGTGCATGAAGTGGCTCGTAATATCAACGAAGCGGCCCGCGCTTCCCGCGACGGTGCCGAGGCCTCCGCCGAAGGGCACGCCCTGGTGCAGCATAACGCGGAGGCGGTTCAGCAACTGGCGGCACGCCTGGATGAGGCTACTGGTTTGACCCAGAGCCTGCGCAATGACAGTGAGAGCATTGGCGGAATTCTGGAGGTGATCACCGGCATCGCGGAGCAAACCAACCTGCTGGCGCTGAACGCGGCTATCGAGGCGGCCCGGGCGGGTGAGCAGGGGCGGGGGTTCGCGGTGGTGGCGGATGAGGTGCGGACGCTGTCCCAGCGCACCAGCCAGTCCACCAATGAGATCTATGAGTTGATCAAACGGTTGCAGGAGGGGGCACAAAATGCCGCCACTGTTATGCTGCAGAGCCGCGATGAGGCGGCAACCGCCTCGCAGGATGCTGCACGGGCCGGTGAGGCCCTGCAAACCATCACCCGCGAGACCGGGCAGGTGAATGCGATGACGGTGCAGATTGCCAGCGCCTCCGAGGAGCAGTCATCAGTGGCTGAGGAGATCAACCGAAACCTGGAAAATATCAGCCATATCACCGAAGAGAGTGCCCAGGGTAACCTGCAGATTGCCCGGGCCAGCGAGGAGCTGGCGGTGCTGGCGGAACACCTGCAGGAGATTTCCGGGCGTTTCCGGGTGCAGCAGTAG